The following are from one region of the Thermoproteus uzoniensis 768-20 genome:
- a CDS encoding thiamine pyrophosphate-dependent enzyme, whose translation MASVKVKVDRKPMDFAVARAPIWCPGCGDYGILEALRRALAEVGARNEDVVVVSGIGCSSQLPHFMKTYGVHGIHGRILPVATGIKISNPKLTVIGVGGDGDGYGIGLNHLIHAARRNVGVVYIVSNNQVYGLTTGQMSPTTLKGVKTKTTPYGSIDSPVNPLALALSAGATFVARGFSGDVAHLAQIISEALRHRGFALVDVLSPCVTFNRINTYDWFRARVYKLEAVGHDPADFEQAYKRALEWPTLDPYGKIPIGIFYRREDLPAYEEEVAKLLGGKAPIEAPLELSKEKISELMSYFG comes from the coding sequence ATGGCGTCGGTCAAGGTAAAGGTCGATAGAAAGCCCATGGACTTCGCCGTGGCGAGGGCCCCTATCTGGTGCCCCGGTTGCGGCGACTACGGCATACTGGAGGCCTTGAGGAGGGCGCTGGCCGAGGTGGGGGCGAGGAACGAGGACGTCGTGGTGGTGTCGGGGATAGGGTGCTCCTCGCAGTTGCCCCACTTCATGAAGACCTACGGCGTCCACGGAATACACGGCCGCATACTGCCCGTGGCCACCGGCATAAAGATATCTAACCCCAAGCTGACCGTCATAGGCGTTGGCGGGGACGGCGACGGCTACGGCATAGGCCTCAACCATCTGATACACGCCGCGAGGCGCAACGTGGGGGTCGTGTACATAGTGTCGAACAACCAGGTCTACGGCCTCACCACCGGCCAGATGTCGCCGACCACCCTCAAGGGCGTGAAGACCAAGACGACTCCCTACGGCTCCATAGACTCGCCGGTCAACCCGCTCGCCCTCGCCCTCTCGGCGGGGGCCACGTTCGTGGCGAGGGGCTTCAGCGGCGATGTGGCCCACCTCGCCCAGATAATCTCGGAGGCGTTGAGGCATAGAGGCTTCGCCCTGGTCGACGTCTTGAGCCCCTGCGTCACGTTCAACCGCATAAACACCTACGACTGGTTCAGGGCGCGCGTCTACAAGCTCGAGGCGGTCGGCCACGACCCCGCAGACTTCGAACAAGCCTACAAGAGAGCCCTCGAGTGGCCGACGCTGGATCCCTACGGCAAGATACCCATAGGCATCTTCTACAGAAGGGAGGATCTGCCCGCCTACGAGGAGGAAGTGGCGAAGTTGCTGGGAGGCAAGGCGCCCATAGAAGCCCCGCTGGAGCTGTCGAAGGAGAAGATATCGGAGCTCATGTCGTACTTCGGGTGA
- the dpdh gene encoding D-proline dehydrogenase — MRALVVGGGVVGLFAAYYLRREGADVVLVDGSEPGEASRAAAGILEFTRFKINRINVVGYPAAYLSMLAKGAARIRHIDVKWILAYVKAYGRDPGEDVWEAVREMGRFSWAEYRRLAEEKNDFDYAEEPLYELVADLDAEVEELRRDPLRPRFEVAEFEGRQAVAYLEAAKLSTDLAARRLLAEASPGRVAAYAEAVGDGYVVAGGKRVEADVVVVAAGWRTSRLLGLPVAPFKGYGFRVKASRRPKAMFIDLADTGVAVVPLSGWVKATGRFDLDSTEDHSPAEKVLAGARKLLGEVEVLDMAVGYRPCTPDGLPILEKIGERLVVAAGACRLGWTFGPALGRTAADLALGRIKSTKFPSSRFK; from the coding sequence ATGAGGGCGCTGGTAGTGGGGGGAGGCGTTGTCGGGCTCTTCGCCGCGTACTATCTGAGGAGGGAGGGCGCCGACGTCGTCTTGGTCGACGGCTCCGAGCCCGGGGAGGCCTCTAGGGCCGCCGCCGGCATATTGGAGTTCACCCGCTTCAAGATAAACAGGATAAACGTCGTCGGCTATCCCGCCGCCTACCTCTCCATGTTGGCCAAAGGCGCGGCCCGCATACGCCACATCGACGTCAAGTGGATTCTGGCCTACGTCAAGGCCTACGGGAGGGATCCGGGCGAAGACGTCTGGGAGGCCGTGAGGGAGATGGGGAGGTTCTCGTGGGCCGAATACAGGAGGCTGGCCGAGGAGAAGAACGACTTCGACTACGCCGAGGAGCCTCTGTACGAGCTAGTCGCCGACCTCGACGCCGAGGTCGAGGAGCTGAGGCGAGATCCGCTGAGGCCTAGGTTCGAGGTGGCCGAGTTCGAGGGGAGGCAGGCTGTCGCGTATCTGGAGGCGGCCAAGCTCTCCACCGATCTGGCCGCCAGGAGGCTCCTCGCCGAGGCCTCGCCCGGGCGCGTGGCCGCATACGCCGAGGCTGTGGGCGACGGCTACGTCGTGGCCGGCGGGAAGAGGGTCGAGGCGGACGTCGTGGTCGTGGCGGCCGGGTGGAGGACGTCGAGGCTTCTCGGACTGCCCGTGGCGCCCTTCAAGGGCTACGGCTTCCGCGTCAAGGCGTCGAGGAGGCCTAAGGCCATGTTCATAGACCTCGCAGACACCGGCGTGGCGGTCGTCCCCCTGAGCGGGTGGGTTAAGGCCACCGGGCGCTTCGACTTAGACTCGACGGAAGACCACTCGCCGGCGGAGAAGGTGTTGGCGGGCGCCCGGAAGCTGTTGGGCGAGGTAGAGGTCCTCGACATGGCGGTCGGCTACCGGCCCTGCACGCCCGACGGGCTCCCCATACTGGAGAAGATAGGCGAGAGGCTCGTCGTCGCCGCGGGGGCTTGTAGGCTGGGCTGGACCTTCGGGCCGGCTCTAGGCAGGACGGCCGCCGACCTGGCGTTGGGCCGTATCAAGTCGACGAAGTTCCCGTCGTCTAGGTTCAAATAA
- a CDS encoding 2-oxoacid:acceptor oxidoreductase subunit alpha, whose translation MEITIRISGAQGEGVESAGRLVALSLAKLGYHVFAFRQYASIIKGNPTMFYQIRASDKKIYSHGRWNSYDVLVALNKNALAAHEGRAKYVIYDSADRQTPQRAGEIPVPLTDYALKAGNKIMRNTVAVGALMGLLGADISVLAGLLKREFGEKGEKIAEQNIQAAQMGMDHAAKTAGSAWSFSKAGEQKLLMSGAEALAVGSILAGMRFYVAYPMTPASPIMHFLAEAGPKFGVAVVQAEDEIAAINMVIGASFAGVRAATGTSGGGFDLMHEGFGLAAMIETPAVVFLSQRGGPSTGLPTETEQADLLMSLAPSHGEYPHAVIAPYTIEDGLYAAAKAFNIAEKYQIPVIVATDLYFNESLATVDDIDWGRFKIERGQLVTSPVVWEEYKRYKLTDDGISPRTIPGVPGGMYVATSDEHDERGDVITDRHLPEIRKAMHEKRMRKLAKVVEEMEGPASFGSGEIALVTWGSTAMPVLDLLSQRRDLAAVVFRDIYPLNREAAAKALDGGRALIDVELNREGQLAVYLKRELGVEFKRRVLKWWGEPFSVDELSELV comes from the coding sequence ATGGAAATAACTATCAGGATAAGCGGCGCCCAAGGCGAGGGCGTCGAGTCCGCCGGGCGGCTCGTCGCGCTGTCGCTCGCCAAGCTGGGCTACCACGTCTTCGCCTTCCGCCAGTACGCGTCCATAATCAAGGGCAACCCCACCATGTTCTACCAGATCAGGGCCTCGGACAAGAAGATATACAGCCACGGCCGGTGGAACTCCTACGACGTCTTGGTCGCCCTCAACAAGAACGCCCTCGCGGCCCACGAGGGGAGGGCCAAGTACGTGATCTACGACTCCGCCGATAGGCAGACCCCGCAACGCGCCGGCGAGATCCCAGTCCCGCTGACGGACTACGCCTTGAAGGCCGGCAACAAGATTATGAGGAACACAGTAGCCGTGGGGGCCCTCATGGGGCTCCTCGGGGCGGATATATCGGTGTTGGCCGGGCTCCTGAAGAGGGAGTTCGGCGAGAAGGGCGAGAAGATAGCGGAGCAGAACATACAGGCCGCCCAGATGGGCATGGACCACGCGGCCAAGACGGCCGGTAGCGCCTGGAGCTTCTCTAAGGCGGGGGAGCAGAAGCTCCTAATGTCGGGGGCCGAGGCGCTCGCCGTGGGCTCTATCTTGGCGGGGATGAGGTTCTACGTCGCCTACCCCATGACTCCCGCCAGCCCCATAATGCACTTCCTGGCCGAGGCCGGCCCCAAGTTCGGCGTCGCCGTGGTCCAAGCCGAGGACGAGATAGCCGCCATAAACATGGTCATAGGCGCGTCGTTCGCCGGCGTGAGGGCGGCCACGGGCACCTCGGGAGGCGGGTTCGACCTCATGCATGAGGGGTTCGGCCTCGCCGCGATGATAGAGACGCCGGCGGTGGTCTTCCTCAGCCAGAGAGGCGGCCCCAGCACCGGCCTCCCCACCGAGACGGAGCAGGCGGACCTCCTCATGTCGCTTGCGCCGTCCCACGGCGAGTACCCCCACGCAGTTATAGCGCCCTACACCATAGAGGACGGCCTCTACGCGGCCGCCAAGGCCTTCAACATAGCCGAGAAGTACCAGATACCCGTCATAGTCGCGACAGACCTCTACTTCAATGAGTCGCTGGCGACGGTGGACGACATAGACTGGGGCAGGTTCAAGATAGAGAGGGGGCAGCTAGTCACTTCGCCGGTGGTCTGGGAGGAGTACAAACGCTATAAGCTGACCGACGACGGGATCTCGCCGAGGACCATACCGGGAGTCCCCGGCGGCATGTACGTCGCCACGAGCGACGAGCACGACGAGAGGGGTGACGTGATCACCGATAGGCATTTGCCGGAGATAAGGAAGGCCATGCACGAGAAGAGGATGAGGAAGCTCGCCAAGGTTGTTGAGGAGATGGAGGGGCCGGCCTCCTTCGGCTCCGGGGAGATAGCCCTAGTCACCTGGGGCTCCACCGCCATGCCGGTGCTGGATTTGTTGTCGCAGAGGCGCGACCTCGCCGCCGTGGTGTTCAGGGACATCTACCCGCTTAACAGAGAGGCCGCGGCCAAGGCGCTGGACGGCGGGAGGGCGTTAATAGACGTCGAGCTGAACCGCGAGGGGCAGCTGGCCGTATACCTCAAGAGGGAGCTGGGCGTCGAGTTCAAGAGGAGGGTGCTCAAGTGGTGGGGCGAGCCGTTCAGCGTAGACGAGTTGTCCGAGCTGGTGTAG
- a CDS encoding tRNA(Met) cytidine acetyltransferase TmcA — translation MLKEVLAEELAKARRARHRRLVAVVGVDDRKVAEAVADALRAFESAAGGGEGLYMFQPEYADANRRQNYVRDLLEGSSLEVEFRPYKDTPKLLGKTYDFAVLDLINDLKPNDVGRLGGVVAGGGLYVLAVPPLDVWKSYITKFQATLLVPQYKPDDVRHRMKERFWRKLLEHDGIVVYDAERGEVLKRPSSEPPEWVRPEVKVPEKAVIPVKIYQLAATQDQVEVLKMMEELYEKPKRKQVLVVIADRGRGKSAALGLGLAGLGHRLRKAKSQVQLVVSAMEYPNMETLAEFLLKGLKALGYKPGVEKEGGEIRSVKAKGIFVDFITPYQLLKRERADIVAVDEAAAVPLPILYAAHKKFDRTIFATTIHGYEGAGRGFSIRFLESLKKDPDTDVRIYEMEEPIRYGRGDPVERWLFDAFLLDAEPDDLGDEDYELIREKRLRYLGEEEIVSDEERLRRFFGIYVQAHYRNEPDDLGMLLDAPHHTARAVALENGKIVVSLELAEEGGLGDDFIDDALRGLKLPGNILPDRFLKYWRLPDFARLRGWRIVRIATHPAAQDMGLGTEALKMVEEEARRRGYDWVGVGFGVYGKLLKFWIRNGYVPIHISPERNPVSGEYSVLLIKPLNEKAAEYVRYANVEFRRRLLHSLMGPYSDLDPAEARMLLEDWGWDIEPKPKLSRNQIDRLVAYAVGPMTFENVSDALYFLAAQYFYSSKAKRPSLDEALELALVSKVLQARPWKEAAESVKIRRGTLMLMLREIVKILLFYYYGGEFEVPLFVVGVVRGED, via the coding sequence GTGCTGAAAGAGGTCCTGGCGGAGGAGTTGGCGAAGGCCCGGAGGGCCCGCCACCGGAGGCTCGTGGCCGTGGTCGGGGTGGACGACCGGAAAGTCGCCGAGGCGGTGGCGGATGCCTTGAGGGCGTTCGAGTCGGCCGCAGGCGGCGGGGAGGGGCTCTACATGTTCCAGCCGGAGTACGCAGACGCCAACAGGAGGCAGAACTACGTCAGGGATCTCCTCGAGGGATCCTCGTTGGAGGTCGAGTTCAGGCCGTATAAGGACACGCCGAAGTTGCTCGGCAAGACTTACGACTTCGCCGTCCTTGATCTGATCAACGACTTGAAGCCCAACGACGTGGGGAGGCTGGGCGGCGTCGTGGCCGGCGGGGGGCTCTACGTCCTCGCGGTGCCGCCGCTAGACGTCTGGAAGTCCTACATAACCAAGTTCCAGGCCACGTTGTTGGTGCCGCAGTACAAGCCCGACGACGTGAGGCATAGGATGAAGGAGCGGTTCTGGCGGAAGCTGTTGGAGCACGACGGCATAGTCGTGTACGACGCGGAGAGGGGGGAGGTGCTCAAGAGGCCCTCCTCGGAGCCTCCAGAGTGGGTCAGGCCGGAGGTCAAGGTGCCGGAGAAGGCGGTTATCCCCGTCAAGATCTACCAGCTCGCCGCCACGCAAGACCAGGTGGAGGTCCTCAAAATGATGGAGGAGCTCTACGAGAAGCCCAAGCGGAAGCAAGTCTTAGTAGTGATAGCCGACAGAGGCAGAGGGAAGAGCGCGGCGTTGGGGCTGGGCCTGGCGGGGCTCGGGCATAGGCTGAGGAAGGCCAAGTCGCAGGTACAGCTGGTGGTCAGCGCGATGGAGTATCCCAACATGGAGACGCTCGCCGAATTTCTCCTGAAAGGCCTCAAGGCGTTGGGCTACAAGCCCGGCGTGGAGAAGGAGGGCGGAGAGATCCGCTCCGTCAAGGCGAAGGGCATATTCGTGGACTTCATAACGCCGTACCAGTTGCTCAAGCGGGAGAGGGCCGACATAGTGGCGGTGGACGAGGCCGCCGCCGTGCCTCTCCCCATACTCTACGCCGCCCACAAGAAGTTCGACCGCACTATCTTCGCGACCACTATCCACGGCTATGAGGGCGCCGGGAGGGGCTTCTCCATAAGGTTCCTCGAGAGCCTCAAGAAGGACCCCGACACGGACGTGAGGATATACGAGATGGAGGAGCCCATACGCTACGGCAGAGGCGACCCCGTAGAGAGGTGGCTGTTCGACGCCTTCCTGCTCGACGCCGAGCCCGACGATCTGGGCGACGAGGACTACGAGCTCATAAGGGAGAAGAGGCTACGCTACCTGGGCGAGGAGGAGATAGTCTCGGACGAGGAGAGGCTGCGCAGGTTCTTCGGCATATACGTCCAGGCCCACTACAGGAACGAGCCCGACGATTTGGGGATGCTCCTCGACGCGCCGCACCACACCGCGCGGGCCGTCGCCCTGGAGAACGGGAAGATAGTGGTGTCTCTGGAGCTGGCGGAGGAGGGGGGCCTCGGCGACGACTTCATAGACGACGCGCTGAGGGGCCTCAAGTTGCCGGGGAACATACTGCCAGACCGCTTCCTGAAATACTGGCGGTTGCCCGACTTCGCGAGGCTGAGGGGATGGAGGATAGTGAGGATAGCGACGCACCCGGCGGCGCAGGACATGGGGCTCGGCACGGAGGCCCTTAAGATGGTCGAGGAGGAGGCGAGGAGGAGGGGCTACGACTGGGTGGGCGTCGGCTTCGGCGTCTACGGCAAGCTCCTCAAGTTCTGGATAAGGAACGGCTACGTGCCCATACACATATCGCCGGAGCGCAACCCCGTATCGGGCGAGTACAGCGTCCTCCTCATAAAGCCCCTCAACGAGAAGGCCGCCGAGTATGTGAGGTACGCCAACGTGGAGTTCAGACGGCGCCTTCTCCACTCGCTGATGGGCCCCTACAGCGACCTAGACCCCGCCGAGGCGAGAATGCTCTTGGAGGACTGGGGCTGGGACATAGAGCCCAAGCCCAAGCTGTCCCGCAACCAGATAGACAGGCTGGTGGCCTACGCGGTGGGCCCCATGACCTTCGAGAACGTCTCCGACGCGTTGTACTTCCTCGCGGCGCAGTACTTCTACTCCTCCAAGGCCAAGAGGCCCTCCCTCGACGAGGCCCTAGAGCTGGCCCTAGTCTCGAAAGTGCTCCAGGCGAGGCCGTGGAAGGAGGCCGCCGAGAGCGTCAAAATAAGGAGAGGCACCCTCATGCTCATGTTGAGAGAGATAGTCAAGATACTGCTCTTCTACTACTACGGCGGCGAGTTCGAGGTGCCGCTTTTCGTAGTCGGCGTGGTGAGGGGCGAGGACTGA
- a CDS encoding TRASH domain-containing protein encodes MPFELKVQRTTELRCANCGRIINGTPIVVKTCCVNKPWVFCSRECYKQFLGKWSKNQDAGRGGVLRRNIL; translated from the coding sequence ATGCCGTTTGAGCTCAAGGTGCAGAGAACCACAGAGCTGAGGTGCGCCAACTGCGGGAGGATCATAAACGGGACGCCGATAGTGGTGAAGACTTGTTGCGTCAACAAGCCGTGGGTGTTCTGTAGCAGGGAATGCTACAAGCAGTTCCTTGGCAAGTGGTCTAAGAACCAGGACGCGGGCAGAGGCGGCGTGTTAAGACGTAATATATTATAG
- a CDS encoding sulfide-dependent adenosine diphosphate thiazole synthase produces the protein MELKIGRAIIRHGAEDLYEYSDVDVAIVGAGPSGLTAARYLAEKGLKVIVLERRFSFGGGIGPGGNMYPKIIVQEEALPILRDFKVRYKPAGDGLYAVDPAELIAKLAAGAIDAGAKILLGVHVDDVIFRGDPPRITGLLWIWTPIQMSGMHVDPLYIQTKAVVDATGHDAEVVSVAARKVPELGIQLQGEKSAWSEVSEKLVVEHTGKVAPGLYVAGMAVAAVFGLPRMGPIFGGMLMSGKKVAEIVAKDLAAEVHAV, from the coding sequence ATGGAGCTGAAGATCGGACGGGCGATAATTAGGCACGGCGCCGAGGATCTATACGAGTACAGCGACGTCGACGTTGCTATAGTGGGCGCCGGCCCGTCGGGGCTCACCGCCGCGCGGTATCTGGCCGAGAAGGGGCTTAAGGTGATCGTGCTGGAGAGGAGGTTTTCCTTCGGCGGCGGCATAGGGCCCGGCGGCAATATGTACCCCAAGATAATTGTGCAGGAGGAGGCCCTGCCCATACTGAGGGACTTCAAGGTCCGCTACAAGCCCGCAGGCGACGGCCTCTACGCGGTCGACCCGGCGGAGCTCATAGCCAAGCTGGCGGCGGGGGCCATAGACGCAGGCGCCAAGATACTCCTCGGGGTACACGTCGACGACGTAATATTCAGGGGCGATCCGCCGAGGATCACCGGCCTCTTGTGGATATGGACGCCTATACAGATGTCGGGAATGCACGTGGATCCGCTCTATATACAGACAAAGGCCGTTGTGGACGCCACCGGCCACGACGCCGAGGTCGTCTCCGTAGCGGCGCGGAAGGTGCCGGAGCTCGGCATACAGCTACAGGGGGAGAAGTCCGCGTGGTCTGAGGTCTCGGAGAAGCTCGTGGTGGAGCACACCGGGAAGGTGGCGCCCGGGCTCTACGTCGCCGGGATGGCCGTAGCCGCCGTCTTCGGGCTGCCGAGGATGGGGCCCATATTCGGCGGCATGCTTATGTCCGGCAAAAAAGTCGCCGAGATAGTGGCGAAGGATCTGGCGGCCGAGGTCCATGCCGTTTGA
- a CDS encoding zinc-binding dehydrogenase, with translation MTEENKPKGRAAVFRGYGQPFTIEEVEIPQPKGEQVVVRTAGCGLCHTDLHIWLGELPGVPEKVPSVLGHEPSGYVAAKGDAVPDRVKIGMPVLVQGGYYLEDDIYTLKGLNQMAVKKSQSWTGAYGLYGGCYAEYFLVPSYRYLVSAEGLDDLAAAAVLTDAGLTPYRAVKTALKLVGEFAEPGDVVVAVGVGGLGSFGVQWANVLAPHLDVVAVDAKEEALEFARKVGKIYALVDAKRGDPAKAVAEAAAGRKIVAVLDFVGAEQTISKYIDLLSPEGVYVVVGLGGVRGSFPIADLVINEKKIVGSLWGSVADLTEVVDYARRRAVNYGGLVTKRWKLDEINEAFQAMRRGQYVGRMVVAP, from the coding sequence ATGACAGAGGAGAACAAACCTAAGGGCAGGGCCGCCGTCTTTCGGGGCTACGGCCAGCCGTTCACTATCGAGGAGGTCGAGATTCCTCAACCAAAAGGCGAGCAGGTCGTCGTGAGGACCGCGGGGTGTGGACTGTGCCATACAGATCTGCACATATGGCTGGGAGAGCTACCTGGCGTTCCCGAGAAGGTGCCGTCGGTGCTGGGGCACGAGCCCTCGGGCTACGTCGCGGCGAAAGGCGATGCCGTGCCCGACCGCGTTAAGATCGGCATGCCAGTGTTGGTCCAAGGCGGGTACTACCTAGAGGACGACATCTACACCCTCAAGGGGCTTAACCAGATGGCCGTCAAGAAGTCCCAGAGCTGGACAGGCGCCTACGGTCTCTACGGAGGCTGCTATGCCGAATACTTCTTGGTGCCCAGCTACAGATATCTTGTGTCGGCCGAGGGGCTGGACGACTTGGCGGCCGCCGCTGTTCTGACCGACGCGGGGCTAACGCCGTATAGGGCAGTGAAGACCGCCCTTAAGCTTGTCGGGGAGTTTGCGGAGCCGGGCGACGTCGTGGTGGCCGTCGGCGTCGGCGGCCTCGGATCCTTCGGCGTCCAGTGGGCCAACGTCCTCGCGCCCCATCTCGATGTGGTGGCCGTAGACGCCAAGGAGGAGGCGCTCGAGTTCGCAAGGAAGGTGGGCAAGATATATGCGTTGGTCGACGCCAAGAGGGGCGATCCGGCCAAGGCGGTGGCCGAGGCGGCCGCGGGCAGAAAGATAGTCGCTGTGTTGGACTTCGTAGGGGCCGAACAGACTATATCGAAATACATAGATTTACTGTCGCCGGAGGGCGTCTACGTGGTCGTGGGCCTCGGCGGCGTTAGAGGCAGTTTCCCGATCGCCGACTTGGTAATCAACGAGAAGAAGATAGTGGGGAGTCTCTGGGGTTCAGTGGCTGACCTCACGGAAGTGGTAGACTATGCAAGGAGGCGCGCGGTTAACTACGGAGGCTTGGTGACGAAGAGGTGGAAGCTGGACGAAATCAACGAGGCGTTTCAGGCCATGCGTAGGGGCCAGTACGTCGGGAGGATGGTGGTGGCTCCCTAG
- a CDS encoding APC family permease translates to MESSYETRRVLRREIGLLDLVFLSFGGQSPFLSILSYGVLVFTSVGAIAPVAILLGTLMVLVNGLVVYRLSTRFTQAGGYYTYAYYSLTKRLGFETGWLYTIYAVLYGAAYVIAAASVLVNVVGLPPLLVLTSIFAVSSIFLILGIKPTARYAMVASMVEAAAMAAVAFLFLSSTGWRFYNPLATAVAPSSLAAAAILGAGIPTGYGSITPVSGEVKNPRRNVPLAIVAVILMGGGLAALDVYAIADHFIYLGGAGGSVLDLIALRFGLLTLSFVLFAAVNDGVLATLAFMIAASRTLYAMSFHGLIPRKLSEVKGRSGPLYASLVTIALYALTLYSSYISLGLSAAFAALALISMLANSIVHVSANFSLLRIALKRIRKRAPELALSVAATALTTYLLLQSIGGIPLPIVTGFMALLVLGFLLAEIREMIVGEEEEE, encoded by the coding sequence ATGGAATCCAGCTATGAGACTCGCCGCGTCTTGCGGCGAGAGATAGGCCTCCTCGACCTCGTCTTTTTGAGCTTCGGCGGACAGTCGCCCTTCCTCAGCATACTGTCCTACGGCGTCTTGGTGTTCACATCGGTGGGGGCTATCGCCCCTGTGGCTATACTGCTCGGGACCTTAATGGTGTTGGTCAACGGGCTGGTGGTCTACAGGCTGTCCACCAGATTCACACAGGCGGGCGGCTACTACACATATGCGTACTACTCCCTCACCAAGAGGCTTGGCTTCGAAACCGGCTGGCTCTACACGATATACGCCGTGCTCTACGGCGCGGCCTACGTGATCGCCGCCGCTTCCGTCCTCGTCAACGTTGTGGGGCTACCTCCGCTGTTGGTCCTCACATCGATCTTCGCTGTGTCTTCGATATTTCTAATCCTCGGCATAAAGCCCACCGCGCGCTACGCCATGGTGGCCAGCATGGTCGAGGCGGCCGCCATGGCCGCAGTCGCCTTCCTCTTCCTCTCGTCGACCGGCTGGCGGTTTTACAACCCCCTCGCGACCGCCGTCGCCCCGAGCTCTCTGGCCGCCGCGGCGATACTCGGCGCCGGCATCCCGACCGGCTACGGCTCCATAACTCCCGTGTCGGGCGAGGTCAAAAACCCGAGGCGCAACGTGCCTCTGGCCATAGTCGCCGTTATATTAATGGGAGGGGGCCTCGCCGCCCTCGACGTGTACGCAATAGCCGACCACTTCATCTACTTGGGCGGGGCCGGCGGCTCGGTGCTGGACCTCATAGCGCTTAGGTTCGGGCTACTGACCCTCTCGTTCGTGTTGTTCGCCGCCGTAAACGACGGCGTCCTCGCCACACTGGCCTTCATGATAGCCGCCTCCAGGACGCTGTACGCCATGTCCTTCCACGGCCTCATACCGAGAAAGCTCAGCGAGGTCAAAGGGCGGTCTGGGCCTCTATACGCGTCGCTGGTGACAATAGCGCTGTACGCACTGACGCTCTACTCCTCGTACATCTCCCTAGGCCTATCGGCCGCCTTCGCCGCGCTGGCCCTAATATCCATGTTGGCCAACTCGATCGTCCACGTCTCCGCCAACTTCTCCTTGCTCAGGATAGCGCTCAAGAGAATCCGCAAGAGGGCGCCCGAGCTGGCCCTCTCGGTGGCCGCCACTGCGTTGACCACGTACCTCCTTCTGCAGAGCATAGGCGGCATACCGCTCCCGATCGTGACGGGCTTCATGGCCCTTCTCGTGCTCGGCTTCCTGCTAGCGGAAATAAGGGAGATGATCGTCGGCGAGGAGGAAGAGGAATAA